From one Rubrobacter xylanophilus genomic stretch:
- a CDS encoding FAD-binding oxidoreductase: METRRMPAKELEGIVGAEHVREAAPEDAVDGVQPSLVVEPGSVEEVGAVMRVAHREGLAVIVRGSGTKLGWGNPPAAADLILGTTRLDKVLEHAAGDLVLRVQAGVRLEELQKRLAGAGQMLAIDPPHPGATVGGIVAANASGPRRYKYGTIRDLIIGIKVVLADGTVARAGGKVVKNVAGYDLSKLFTGSLGTLGVIVEANFRLHPIPKAARTVAVELESPRAAREAAQAIMHSQVEATAVELHWSEEERLLSVLVESIPEGVEAKREAAAFLLRPFGEVRELSDEEAGALEPVLQGDGGEVPVKISAPPAELEDVLEELFGAAGRRGVGVRVRGHAATGVTYAGLRGGEEEIAALVEELREIRVRRGGSVVLLGGSPELKRRVDAWGPGGDYLGLARRVKEKFDPRGILGPGRFIGGI; this comes from the coding sequence ATGGAGACCCGGAGGATGCCCGCGAAGGAGCTCGAAGGGATAGTCGGCGCGGAGCACGTGCGGGAGGCCGCGCCGGAAGATGCCGTCGACGGCGTGCAGCCCTCGCTCGTCGTCGAGCCCGGCTCGGTCGAGGAGGTCGGGGCCGTCATGCGGGTCGCCCACCGCGAGGGCCTCGCGGTCATCGTGCGGGGCAGCGGCACCAAGCTCGGGTGGGGCAACCCGCCCGCGGCGGCGGACCTGATCCTCGGCACCACCCGCCTCGATAAGGTGCTGGAGCACGCCGCCGGGGACCTGGTGCTGCGGGTGCAGGCCGGGGTGCGGCTCGAGGAGCTGCAAAAGCGGCTCGCCGGGGCCGGGCAGATGCTCGCCATAGATCCGCCCCATCCGGGGGCCACCGTCGGCGGGATCGTCGCGGCCAACGCCTCCGGTCCCCGGCGGTACAAGTACGGCACCATCCGCGACCTCATCATCGGGATAAAGGTCGTGCTCGCCGACGGGACGGTCGCCAGGGCTGGCGGCAAGGTCGTAAAGAACGTCGCCGGCTACGACCTCTCCAAGCTCTTCACCGGGTCGCTGGGCACGCTGGGCGTCATCGTGGAGGCCAACTTCCGGTTGCACCCGATCCCCAAGGCCGCCCGGACGGTGGCGGTGGAGCTCGAGAGCCCCCGCGCCGCCCGGGAGGCCGCCCAGGCCATCATGCACTCCCAGGTCGAGGCCACCGCGGTCGAGCTGCACTGGAGCGAGGAGGAGCGCCTCCTCTCGGTGCTGGTGGAGAGCATCCCGGAAGGGGTGGAGGCCAAGCGCGAGGCCGCCGCGTTCCTGCTCCGGCCCTTCGGCGAGGTCCGCGAGCTCTCCGACGAAGAGGCCGGCGCTCTGGAGCCGGTTCTTCAGGGAGATGGGGGGGAGGTCCCGGTGAAGATCTCCGCTCCCCCGGCGGAGCTCGAGGACGTCCTGGAGGAGCTCTTCGGGGCCGCCGGGCGGCGGGGGGTGGGGGTGCGCGTCAGGGGACACGCCGCCACCGGCGTCACCTACGCCGGGCTCCGCGGCGGGGAGGAAGAGATCGCCGCGCTCGTCGAGGAGCTGCGGGAGATCCGGGTCCGCCGCGGCGGCAGCGTGGTCCTGCTCGGCGGCTCGCCGGAGCTCAAACGCCGGGTGGACGCCTGGGGGCCGGGAGGGGATTACTTGGGCCTCGCCCGGCGGGTGAAGGAGAAGTTCGACCCCCGGGGCATCCTCGGCCCCGGCCGGTTTATAGGAGGGATCTAG
- a CDS encoding FAD-linked oxidase C-terminal domain-containing protein, with protein MERERLVETMRGILGPEGVISEREELRTYECDGLMNYRVIPDLVVLPETAEQVQRVVRVCYEEGIPFVARGSGTGLSGGALPVESGILIVTSRMRRILEVDIPNQRVVVEPGVINLWITEAVSGEGYYYAPDPASQVVCSIGGNVAENSGGVHCLKYGFTTNHVTGAEVVLPDGSVVHLGGGKAPDAPGYDLLGAFVGSEGTLGIATRITVRVCRKPEAVKTLLAAFEDTEAAGGAVSGIIGAGIVPAAVEMMDRLTIEAVEVAVHPNYPDAGAILIVELDGPEAEVESQFEQVIGICKQNRATEVRVAGSDAERALFWKGRKAAFAAMGRISNDYYVQDSVVPRTELSAVLKKISELSGRYGLRVANVFHAGDGNLHPLVLYDNNVPGEAEKAEELAGEIVFACLEHGGSLTGEHGIGEDKKKYMPKMFTAEDLDVMQLLRCAFDPHQICNPGKIFPTPRLCGERPGPFRMHPVQKAGLAELF; from the coding sequence ATGGAGCGTGAGCGGCTCGTAGAGACGATGCGGGGGATTCTCGGGCCGGAGGGGGTTATCTCCGAGCGCGAGGAGCTACGCACCTATGAGTGCGACGGTCTGATGAACTACCGGGTGATCCCGGACCTCGTGGTGCTGCCCGAGACGGCGGAGCAGGTGCAGCGGGTGGTGCGGGTGTGCTACGAGGAGGGGATACCGTTCGTGGCGAGGGGGTCGGGGACCGGGCTCTCGGGCGGGGCGTTGCCGGTCGAGAGCGGCATCCTCATCGTGACCTCCAGGATGAGGCGCATCCTGGAGGTGGACATCCCCAACCAGCGGGTCGTGGTGGAGCCCGGGGTGATAAACCTGTGGATCACCGAGGCGGTCTCCGGGGAGGGCTACTACTACGCCCCCGATCCGGCCAGCCAGGTCGTCTGTTCCATCGGGGGCAACGTGGCGGAGAACTCCGGCGGGGTGCACTGTCTGAAGTACGGGTTCACCACCAACCACGTCACCGGGGCCGAGGTCGTGCTGCCAGACGGTTCGGTGGTGCATCTGGGGGGCGGCAAGGCCCCCGACGCGCCCGGCTACGATCTGCTCGGGGCCTTCGTCGGCTCCGAGGGGACTTTAGGAATAGCCACCAGGATCACCGTCCGCGTCTGCCGCAAACCGGAGGCCGTCAAGACCCTGCTTGCGGCCTTCGAGGACACCGAGGCGGCGGGCGGGGCGGTCTCAGGGATCATCGGGGCCGGCATCGTGCCCGCGGCGGTGGAGATGATGGACCGGCTGACCATCGAGGCGGTGGAGGTGGCCGTCCACCCCAACTACCCCGACGCCGGGGCCATCCTCATCGTCGAGCTCGACGGTCCCGAGGCCGAGGTCGAGAGCCAGTTCGAGCAGGTGATCGGGATCTGCAAGCAAAACCGGGCCACCGAGGTCCGGGTCGCCGGGAGCGACGCCGAGCGGGCGCTCTTCTGGAAGGGGCGCAAGGCGGCGTTCGCGGCGATGGGGCGCATCTCCAACGACTACTACGTGCAGGACTCCGTCGTCCCGCGCACCGAGCTCTCGGCGGTGCTCAAGAAGATCTCCGAGCTCAGCGGGCGCTACGGGCTGCGGGTGGCCAACGTCTTCCACGCCGGCGACGGCAATTTGCACCCGCTCGTCCTCTACGACAACAACGTTCCCGGCGAGGCCGAGAAGGCCGAGGAGCTCGCCGGGGAGATTGTCTTCGCCTGTCTGGAGCACGGAGGCTCCCTCACCGGCGAGCACGGCATCGGCGAGGACAAGAAGAAGTACATGCCGAAGATGTTCACCGCCGAGGACCTGGACGTCATGCAGCTGCTGCGGTGCGCCTTCGACCCGCACCAGATCTGCAACCCCGGCAAGATCTTCCCGACCCCCCGCCTGTGTGGGGAGCGGCCCGGCCCCTTCAGGATGCACCCGGTGCAGAAGGCCGGGCTGGCGGAGCTGTTCTGA